The following proteins come from a genomic window of Heyndrickxia acidicola:
- a CDS encoding serine hydrolase domain-containing protein: MQRFLKTGSIAFMSSALFISSTGFYASSSDTVKAKDGYYSRFTWDHPGKSSSVLYKGTAREAGMVDDPLRGIDPIMKNAIEQKVMPGAVTLIARKGIIVQNQAYGYAYKYTDDQFTEAENPVLMRKNTIFDIASISKLFTTVAVMQLYDKGLFKLDDPVAKYLPEFAENGKQAVTIRQLLTHTSGFEPDIPLYQMPGTREERIEMVLKHGLAHPPGTNYTYSDLNMITLGALVERLTGQREDVYVKQHITDPLNMKDTMYNPGASLKPRVAATEYQPWTGRGLVWGQVHDENAWALDGVAGHAGVFSTAHDLAILGQTFLNGGEYGHSRILKAATVKLMEQNMNQGFPGDDHGLGFELNQGWYMDSLSDEGTLGHTGFTGTSLVISPQNQTIVILLTNRVHPTRNTVSTNQTRRLVARQAGDAIPVEIRGNSRAWFAGYGDNKKADLEAKVDIDTPSMLTFKTWYRIEKDADFGRVEVSEDGAVWSKLGPDLTGSSDQWERISYPLPVGTKYIRFEYETDSSVNGRGWYVLSPAILSKGKNQPLECTTSDWELRSR, encoded by the coding sequence ATGCAAAGGTTTCTGAAAACCGGTTCTATTGCCTTTATGAGCTCCGCTTTATTCATATCCTCCACTGGTTTTTATGCGTCCAGTTCTGACACAGTCAAGGCAAAGGACGGATATTATTCCAGGTTTACATGGGATCATCCAGGGAAATCCTCCTCGGTCCTTTATAAAGGCACTGCCAGGGAAGCAGGAATGGTGGATGACCCCTTAAGAGGAATTGACCCGATTATGAAGAATGCGATTGAACAAAAGGTTATGCCTGGTGCCGTCACTCTGATTGCGCGGAAGGGGATCATTGTACAGAATCAGGCATATGGCTATGCTTACAAGTACACAGATGACCAATTTACAGAGGCAGAAAACCCGGTTTTGATGAGAAAGAATACCATTTTTGATATTGCTTCTATTAGTAAACTATTTACAACCGTAGCGGTCATGCAATTGTATGATAAAGGACTTTTTAAACTGGATGACCCAGTGGCTAAGTACCTGCCTGAGTTTGCGGAGAACGGCAAGCAAGCTGTAACAATTCGCCAGCTTTTGACCCATACATCAGGCTTTGAGCCTGACATTCCTCTTTATCAGATGCCTGGTACCAGGGAAGAAAGGATTGAAATGGTGTTAAAGCATGGACTCGCCCATCCGCCAGGTACGAATTATACCTACAGTGATTTAAATATGATTACGCTCGGTGCTCTTGTGGAAAGGCTGACAGGCCAAAGAGAAGATGTATATGTAAAGCAGCATATCACCGATCCCTTGAATATGAAGGATACAATGTATAATCCCGGAGCATCCTTAAAACCAAGAGTCGCTGCCACAGAGTATCAGCCATGGACGGGGAGAGGGCTTGTCTGGGGTCAGGTGCATGATGAGAATGCATGGGCTCTGGATGGAGTAGCGGGACACGCTGGTGTCTTTTCGACAGCTCATGATCTGGCCATACTGGGACAAACCTTTTTAAACGGGGGAGAATACGGACATTCCCGCATTTTAAAAGCCGCTACAGTTAAATTAATGGAGCAAAATATGAATCAGGGTTTTCCAGGTGATGACCATGGACTTGGTTTTGAATTAAATCAGGGCTGGTATATGGATAGTCTTTCAGATGAAGGGACTTTGGGGCATACAGGATTTACAGGGACTTCTTTGGTGATCAGCCCTCAAAATCAAACGATTGTGATTCTATTAACGAACCGTGTCCATCCAACGCGAAATACAGTGTCCACCAACCAAACCAGGAGGCTTGTTGCCCGTCAGGCAGGCGACGCCATTCCAGTTGAAATAAGGGGAAACAGCCGAGCATGGTTTGCTGGATATGGTGATAATAAAAAGGCAGATTTGGAGGCGAAAGTGGATATTGACACCCCTTCTATGCTCACATTCAAAACCTGGTATCGAATTGAAAAGGATGCGGACTTCGGAAGAGTGGAGGTCTCAGAGGATGGAGCAGTATGGAGCAAGCTAGGACCAGACCTAACAGGATCAAGTGATCAGTGGGAGAGAATATCCTATCCTTTGCCGGTGGGGACAAAATATATTCGATTTGAATACGAAACGGATAGCTCCGTCAATGGAAGAGGGTGGTATGTGTTAAGCCCAGCTATTTTATCAAAGGGAAAAAATCAGCCGCTTGAATGCACTACATCCGACTGGGAATTAAGAAGCCGCTAA
- a CDS encoding glycoside hydrolase family 3 protein, with translation MFRRLGVIALSVLLLFSLGTTSLSANAMGKQKESQRGNQDKQAMKWVKEKLRHMSVEEKVGQLFIIHAYGKTPDDPAYEETNLNDKRGGATFKDIIEKYHIGGVIYFNWSQNIGTPLDAAQAQNLSNGLQKIAMNQKSKIPLFISTDQEGGIVTRVTEPATVFPGNMALGAARSNYFAEKTGRIIGTELKSLGINMDFAPDLDVNVNPENPVIGVRSYSSDPDLVSAMGTSEITGIQSRNVLAAGKHFPGHGDTNVDSHYGLPIVNHDLKTLENVDFKPFKAAIKSGVDAIMTAHIVVPALDSSGLPATLSKPIMTGILRNKLGFKGLIVTDSLDMAGANVLPADQVPVAAFNAGADILLNPPDVPLAYNSVLKAVKSNVISKQRLDQSVERILLAKYKRGLVKEPLTSKEELKNIGIPGSLVTANEITEKSITLLKNENNILPLNKHQRVLVAGPAAANTQELAGLLRDKGFNIESIETTTSPSADQTQNAIDQSKNADVIVIPTYNANTNSAQKAFVQGLEKTEKPIVIAAMRNPYDIMAFPEVNANILTYGNGEISTRALAKAIAGEVNPEGRLPVSIPGLYSFGSGLRY, from the coding sequence ATGTTTAGAAGGCTTGGTGTCATTGCCTTGTCGGTTCTGCTTTTATTTTCACTAGGAACGACGTCACTTTCAGCCAATGCCATGGGAAAGCAGAAGGAAAGTCAAAGGGGGAACCAGGATAAGCAGGCAATGAAGTGGGTGAAAGAGAAGCTTAGGCACATGTCAGTTGAGGAAAAAGTGGGACAGCTATTTATTATTCATGCCTATGGAAAAACTCCCGACGACCCTGCATATGAAGAAACGAATCTAAATGATAAGCGCGGGGGAGCCACCTTTAAAGACATCATAGAGAAATATCATATTGGTGGTGTTATTTATTTTAATTGGTCTCAGAATATTGGAACGCCGTTGGACGCAGCTCAGGCTCAGAACCTTTCGAATGGATTGCAGAAAATAGCCATGAATCAAAAATCCAAAATCCCATTATTCATTTCAACAGATCAAGAGGGAGGAATAGTCACACGTGTTACGGAGCCAGCTACGGTTTTTCCTGGAAATATGGCGCTGGGAGCGGCACGATCTAATTATTTTGCTGAAAAAACCGGCAGGATTATTGGCACAGAACTTAAGAGTCTGGGAATTAATATGGACTTTGCACCTGACCTTGATGTCAATGTGAATCCGGAAAATCCTGTCATCGGTGTCCGTTCTTACTCTTCTGATCCAGACTTGGTATCAGCAATGGGAACTTCAGAAATTACCGGTATACAAAGCCGGAATGTTCTGGCTGCAGGCAAGCATTTCCCTGGGCACGGGGATACGAATGTCGATTCACATTATGGGCTTCCAATTGTAAATCATGATCTCAAAACTCTTGAAAATGTAGATTTTAAACCCTTTAAAGCAGCGATTAAATCAGGGGTTGATGCCATCATGACAGCACATATCGTCGTTCCTGCACTTGATTCATCAGGTCTGCCGGCGACATTGTCCAAGCCGATTATGACTGGTATTCTTCGAAACAAGCTTGGATTTAAAGGACTGATTGTAACGGATAGCCTTGATATGGCGGGAGCAAATGTGCTTCCAGCCGATCAGGTGCCTGTTGCTGCCTTCAATGCAGGAGCAGATATTCTGCTTAATCCTCCCGATGTTCCACTTGCTTATAATTCTGTATTAAAAGCAGTGAAATCCAACGTAATCAGCAAACAGCGTTTAGACCAGTCTGTAGAAAGAATTCTCCTTGCAAAATATAAAAGAGGGCTTGTAAAGGAGCCTTTAACAAGTAAGGAGGAGTTAAAGAATATTGGAATTCCTGGGAGCTTGGTTACAGCGAATGAAATAACAGAAAAGAGTATCACTCTTTTGAAGAATGAAAATAATATTTTGCCTCTTAACAAACATCAAAGGGTCCTGGTTGCCGGGCCTGCTGCAGCAAATACACAAGAGCTTGCCGGCCTTTTAAGAGATAAAGGGTTTAATATTGAATCGATAGAAACGACCACCTCCCCTTCAGCTGATCAAACCCAAAATGCAATCGATCAGTCAAAAAATGCAGATGTAATCGTTATTCCTACTTACAACGCAAATACAAATAGTGCACAGAAGGCATTTGTTCAAGGGCTGGAAAAAACCGAAAAGCCTATCGTGATTGCGGCCATGAGAAATCCCTACGACATTATGGCCTTTCCGGAAGTTAATGCGAATATACTCACTTATGGGAATGGGGAAATTTCTACAAGAGCATTGGCAAAGGCAATAGCTGGAGAAGTAAATCCTGAGGGAAGGCTTCCGGTGAGCATTCCGGGGCTGTATTCTTTTGGCTCGGGCCTGCGTTACTAA
- the ilvD gene encoding dihydroxy-acid dehydratase, with the protein MRSDMIKKGMDRAPHRSLLYAAGVKTSDLDKPFIGVCNSYIDIIPGHKHLNQFAEVVKEAIREAGGIPFEFNTIGVDDGIAMGHIGMRYSLPSREIIADSAETVINAHWFDGVFYIPNCDKITPGMLMAAARTNVPSVFVSGGPMEAGVSTSGKTLSLASVFEGVGAYNKGSISQQELLELETLACPTCGSCSGMFTANSMNCLMEILGMTVPGNGTIVATSEERHDLIRQAASHLMELVKKDIRPRDIMTKEAFDNAFALDMAMGGSTNTVLHTLAIAHEAGVDYDLHEINRIAEEVPYLSKISPASDYSIQDVHYAGGVSAIIHELCQIEGLINKNCITVTGKTIEENVENAKILDSNVIRTKENPYSPVGGLSILFGNIAPDGGVIKVGAVDPAIKSFLGEAIVFESQEEAQAGIDNGTVKAGNVVVIRYEGPKGGPGMPEMLAPTAAIAGRGLDKEVALITDGRFSGASRGISVGHISPEAAEGGPIAFIENGDPILIDLKTRSIELLVDDTILAERKKTWKKPEPKIQSGYLAKYAKLVTSASTGGIMKI; encoded by the coding sequence ATGCGAAGCGACATGATTAAAAAGGGGATGGACCGTGCCCCGCATCGCAGTCTGTTATACGCAGCCGGGGTTAAAACAAGCGATCTGGATAAACCATTTATCGGTGTCTGTAATTCTTATATAGACATTATTCCAGGACATAAGCATTTAAATCAATTTGCAGAAGTTGTAAAAGAAGCCATTAGAGAGGCCGGCGGCATTCCCTTTGAATTCAATACCATTGGTGTTGATGATGGAATTGCGATGGGGCATATCGGGATGCGCTACTCCCTGCCAAGCCGCGAAATCATTGCGGACAGTGCTGAAACAGTGATTAACGCTCATTGGTTTGACGGAGTTTTCTATATTCCAAACTGCGACAAGATTACTCCAGGAATGTTGATGGCTGCAGCCAGGACTAATGTTCCTTCTGTATTTGTATCCGGAGGGCCGATGGAAGCAGGTGTATCAACAAGCGGAAAGACGCTTTCCCTCGCTTCTGTTTTTGAGGGCGTTGGCGCTTATAACAAGGGCTCCATCAGCCAGCAGGAACTGCTAGAGCTTGAAACACTCGCCTGTCCAACTTGCGGGTCCTGCTCAGGAATGTTTACAGCAAATTCCATGAACTGCTTGATGGAGATTCTGGGCATGACCGTTCCTGGCAACGGAACCATTGTCGCTACTTCTGAAGAAAGGCATGATCTTATTCGGCAGGCTGCATCGCATTTGATGGAATTGGTAAAAAAGGATATCCGCCCACGGGATATTATGACGAAAGAAGCCTTTGATAATGCCTTTGCCCTTGATATGGCAATGGGCGGGTCAACCAACACCGTCCTTCATACATTGGCCATTGCCCATGAAGCCGGAGTGGATTACGATTTGCACGAGATTAATCGTATCGCTGAGGAGGTCCCTTACTTATCCAAGATAAGCCCAGCATCAGACTATTCCATTCAGGATGTCCATTATGCAGGAGGCGTCAGTGCCATCATCCATGAGCTCTGCCAAATAGAAGGACTTATCAATAAAAACTGTATCACCGTTACGGGAAAAACAATTGAAGAAAATGTGGAGAATGCAAAAATACTAGATTCAAACGTAATTAGGACAAAGGAGAACCCATATAGCCCTGTTGGCGGCCTCTCCATTCTGTTTGGCAACATAGCCCCTGATGGCGGTGTTATTAAAGTGGGAGCTGTAGATCCTGCTATTAAAAGCTTTCTAGGTGAAGCGATCGTTTTCGAATCACAGGAAGAAGCACAAGCTGGAATTGATAACGGCACTGTCAAAGCTGGAAATGTGGTCGTTATACGATATGAAGGTCCAAAAGGCGGGCCGGGAATGCCGGAAATGCTGGCACCTACTGCCGCTATCGCAGGCCGCGGGCTGGATAAAGAGGTCGCACTAATCACAGATGGCCGTTTTTCCGGAGCAAGCCGAGGCATTTCAGTGGGACATATATCACCTGAAGCTGCAGAAGGCGGACCTATTGCTTTTATAGAGAATGGCGACCCCATTTTAATTGATTTAAAGACACGCTCCATCGAACTGCTTGTCGATGACACCATCCTTGCAGAAAGAAAGAAAACATGGAAAAAGCCCGAGCCTAAAATCCAATCAGGATACCTGGCCAAGTATGCAAAACTTGTAACCTCTGCGAGTACGGGCGGAATTATGAAAATCTAA
- the ilvB gene encoding biosynthetic-type acetolactate synthase large subunit, whose amino-acid sequence MKLEASPEVQHSTALRTGADLLIDCLIEEGVTTLFGYPGGAVLPIYDAIFRARDSIKHILFRHEQGSIHAAEGYARITGKPGVVIATSGPGATNLVTGITDAMMDSLPLVVFTGQVARNVIGTDAFQEADILAITTPITKHNYQVQSIEEMPRIIKEAFHIASTGRPGPVVIDVPKDISAGTVTSAPKKVQFHLPGYQPTTKPNPLQLKKLADAISKAHKPVVLAGAGILHSKASDILRIFAEKHRLPVTTTLLGLGSFPGNSPLSLGMAGMHGTYAANMALYECDLLINIGARFDDRLTGNLKFFAPQAKVAHIDIDPAEISKTVPADIPIVADAKEAITELLKLSHSSPLHDDWLEKLKANKENYPLWYQNRQDQLCAQWVIQAVHKISKGKAIVTTDVGQHQMWAAQHYSFTEPHRWVTSGGLGTMGFGFPAAIGAQIAAPDSTVVAIVGDGGFQMTLQELSVIRERNLPVKIIIVNNGALGMVRQWQEEFYEKRYSESLLYTQPDFVKLAESYGIRGFKVETQEELIVTLPEVFDCDGPVLVDCSVLQQENVYPMIAPGKGLHEMIGVKP is encoded by the coding sequence ATGAAGCTAGAAGCAAGTCCGGAAGTCCAACATAGCACAGCTCTCCGTACAGGCGCAGATCTTTTAATCGACTGCTTAATTGAAGAAGGTGTCACAACGTTATTTGGATATCCGGGTGGTGCTGTACTTCCAATCTACGATGCCATTTTTCGAGCCCGGGATTCTATTAAACATATTCTATTCAGGCATGAACAAGGATCCATCCATGCTGCAGAAGGCTATGCACGCATAACCGGGAAGCCTGGAGTCGTCATTGCAACATCTGGACCGGGCGCAACCAACCTGGTAACCGGGATTACTGATGCGATGATGGATTCCCTGCCCCTTGTCGTTTTTACCGGCCAGGTTGCACGGAATGTCATTGGAACAGATGCCTTTCAGGAAGCAGATATTTTAGCCATCACAACGCCCATTACAAAGCATAACTATCAGGTGCAGTCGATTGAAGAGATGCCCAGAATCATTAAAGAAGCTTTTCATATCGCTTCTACTGGCCGTCCTGGTCCAGTTGTCATCGACGTTCCTAAGGATATTTCAGCAGGTACAGTTACTTCTGCACCAAAAAAAGTTCAGTTCCATCTTCCCGGCTATCAGCCGACAACAAAGCCAAATCCACTCCAGCTGAAAAAGCTGGCAGATGCGATTTCAAAAGCTCATAAGCCCGTGGTTTTGGCAGGTGCTGGGATCCTTCACAGCAAAGCGTCTGACATTTTAAGAATCTTTGCGGAAAAACACAGGCTCCCAGTCACTACGACTCTTCTCGGATTGGGAAGCTTTCCAGGGAACAGTCCCCTTTCGTTAGGAATGGCAGGCATGCACGGAACCTATGCTGCCAACATGGCGCTTTATGAATGCGACCTTCTCATTAATATCGGTGCACGCTTTGATGATCGGTTAACTGGAAATCTTAAGTTCTTTGCACCTCAGGCAAAGGTCGCCCATATCGACATCGATCCGGCGGAGATCAGCAAAACAGTACCTGCCGATATCCCGATAGTAGCAGATGCAAAAGAAGCCATTACAGAACTGCTTAAGCTGAGCCACTCTTCTCCCCTGCATGATGATTGGCTGGAAAAATTAAAAGCTAACAAGGAGAATTACCCGCTTTGGTACCAGAACCGTCAGGATCAGTTGTGCGCTCAATGGGTCATCCAGGCAGTTCATAAGATTTCAAAGGGAAAAGCGATTGTAACAACAGATGTAGGACAGCATCAAATGTGGGCAGCCCAACACTATTCCTTCACCGAGCCGCACCGCTGGGTCACATCAGGAGGACTGGGAACAATGGGCTTTGGATTCCCCGCAGCAATTGGAGCACAGATTGCAGCACCTGATAGTACGGTTGTAGCGATTGTTGGGGACGGCGGATTTCAAATGACGCTGCAAGAGCTGTCCGTCATACGGGAGAGGAACCTGCCGGTCAAGATTATCATTGTCAATAACGGTGCACTCGGAATGGTGCGCCAATGGCAGGAAGAGTTCTATGAAAAACGTTATTCGGAATCGCTGCTATATACCCAGCCTGATTTTGTCAAATTGGCAGAAAGCTACGGCATCCGTGGTTTCAAAGTCGAAACGCAGGAAGAACTGATTGTCACCCTTCCGGAAGTGTTTGATTGCGATGGCCCAGTTCTTGTCGATTGCAGTGTACTTCAACAAGAGAATGTGTATCCCATGATTGCCCCAGGCAAAGGATTGCATGAAATGATTGGAGTGAAACCATGA